Within Candidatus Cloacimonadota bacterium, the genomic segment CCAGAGGATGTTGAAGATTTTGTGAACAAGACAGGTGTTGATTCACTTGCTATTTCCATTGGCACTTCTCATGGTGCATACAAATTCAAAGTTAAACCTGGAGAACAAATTCCTCCACTCCGCTTTGATATTTTAGAAGAAATTGAAAAAAGAATTCCAGGGTTTCCAATTGTGCTTCACGGTTCATCTTCAGTCATTCCTGAATATATTGACTTAATCAATCAATATGGTGGAAATATGAAAGGAGCTGCTGGTGTACCAGAAGAACAACTCAGAAAAGCTACCAAATCTGCTGTTTGTAAAATTAATATTGATTCAGACGGTCGTCTGGCAATGACCGCAAAAGTAAGAGAATTTCTCGCAAACAATCCCTCTGTATTTGACCCAAGAAAATATTTGGGTCCAGCTCGTGCAGAACTAATTGAGATGTATAAGCATAAAAATATACATGTGCTTGGTTCTGCTGGGAAGGCATAAACAAAAATTGAACAAGATATTTTTTGCAAAGCTTGACAGAAATAATTTAAATAAAAAGTTTATTGCATTATTTCTTGGATTCAAAGCTGAATATTAATCTGGTAAAAAAGTATGTTTATATGTCAATGTCTTGGATAGGTAAAGAACAACTATTATATTAATGTATTTGGTAGGTAAAAAACTGAAAATAAAAAAATTAAATAGGAGGAAAAATGAAACGAATTAGTATTATTATTGTTGTGATGATATTTTGTGCTTCTTTGTTAGTTGCCCAAGGAATAACAGGCAAAGGTATTAAAGCAGGTTTGAACATTGCAACTTTAACTGGAGATGATGTTTCAGATGATATGGAAAGTATATTCAGATTTGCAATTGGTGGTTTTTTAACCTATAGTATTAATGAAATGTTTGCCATTCAACCAGAAGTTTATTATTCTATGCAGGGAGCAAAATTGGAAGAAGGAGATGAAAAGACGACTTGCAAATATGATTATATTCAAGTTCCTGTTTTAGTAAAAGTTAATATTCCGATAGAAAGTTCACTTAGACCAAACATTTTCTTGGGACCTGCTTTAGGGATAAATTTAAGTGCAAAATATAAATATGAAAATGCAGTAGAAGTTGAGGATGACATTGAAGATGTAAAAACTATGGATTTGGGATTAGTTTTTGGTGCTGGGGTTAATATTGGTCCTGCGACTATTGATGCTCGTTATAATTTAGGTTTAACAACTACCGATGATTCTGAAGATGAATTTGATGTAAAGAATTCAGTTATTTCAATAATGTTAGGTTATTCTTTCTAATTACTTTCTATGATATAAGATGGGTTAGATTTAACCAATAAGTTTGGAATTGGTTATAACTTTGTTTTCTGAATATTAAAATTGTTAACAAATTTTAATATCTAAGCGTCACATTTCAATTTGTGGCGCTTTTTTCATTGATATTTCTTCTTTGTTCTGTAACTACTTAAAAATATATCAAAAATTTCTACAAA encodes:
- a CDS encoding porin family protein, with amino-acid sequence MKRISIIIVVMIFCASLLVAQGITGKGIKAGLNIATLTGDDVSDDMESIFRFAIGGFLTYSINEMFAIQPEVYYSMQGAKLEEGDEKTTCKYDYIQVPVLVKVNIPIESSLRPNIFLGPALGINLSAKYKYENAVEVEDDIEDVKTMDLGLVFGAGVNIGPATIDARYNLGLTTTDDSEDEFDVKNSVISIMLGYSF